A window of Halodesulfovibrio aestuarii DSM 17919 = ATCC 29578 contains these coding sequences:
- a CDS encoding response regulator transcription factor: protein MEQTILIIDDDAKLQDLLTEYLENSGFNIVSTSDGHDALSTIRNIAPSLIILDVMLPGKDGLEVLRDIRTESIIPVIMLTARGDDADRIVGLELGADDYLSKPFNPRELLARIKAILRRFDNSTAKTTSHQIECAGLALEASRQILIIENEQITLSPTETKLMAELMRNPNHEFSRDDLMTKVWGREFNAYDRSIDVHISKLRNILKPFNEHAHRIRTVWGKGYMFLSD from the coding sequence ATGGAACAAACAATTCTGATCATCGATGACGATGCTAAGTTGCAAGATCTTTTAACTGAATACCTCGAAAATTCAGGCTTTAACATTGTGTCCACATCTGATGGGCACGATGCTCTTTCAACCATCCGCAACATTGCTCCGTCCCTTATCATTCTTGACGTCATGCTCCCGGGCAAAGACGGCTTGGAAGTCCTCCGTGATATCCGTACGGAATCCATTATCCCAGTCATTATGCTTACCGCACGCGGTGACGATGCAGACCGTATTGTTGGTCTGGAACTGGGGGCAGACGACTACCTTTCCAAGCCTTTCAACCCACGGGAACTTCTTGCCCGCATCAAGGCTATTTTACGCCGATTTGACAACAGCACAGCAAAAACAACTTCACATCAGATAGAATGTGCCGGCCTTGCACTTGAAGCAAGCAGACAAATTCTCATTATTGAGAATGAGCAAATCACGTTATCCCCGACTGAAACCAAACTCATGGCAGAACTCATGCGCAACCCAAACCACGAGTTCTCCCGCGATGATCTCATGACCAAAGTCTGGGGACGTGAATTCAATGCGTATGACCGTAGTATTGATGTGCACATTTCTAAGCTGCGCAACATCTTAAAACCATTCAACGAGCATGCTCACCGAATCCGTACTGTGTGGGGAAAAGGGTACATGTTCCTGAGTGATTAA
- a CDS encoding methyl-accepting chemotaxis protein — MFRKITIRIRVFLLLAVFLLFILGILLFNARSTMQSNDEAIHHLQKLMLDEEKESLKIATHALATAISSQFNGISDKNEQHRIIQNAIEKVRFKKDSSGYFFASEGTTFVAHPIQKKLIGQDAGHAKDKNGVAYVLELEKAATSGGAFVQYVFNKPGQGDQPKLAYAEKIPGTQCWLGTGVYIDNIERQKHVLQAEFDDAMKQSMLMQFSIIGVVLLFGFAPFCIFLVRSIVAPVQQANEVAEQIADGNLNVAIKVEGNDEIATLQSSLMVMAETLRDNAEDMAAKEKEAQHQASIAREAAARAEEAMQQAAVATSKGINTAAERLTGLVGSINASSTDLAATSRQLEQGADVQLRRISETATAMEEMNATVLEVARNASDASERTERSRRQAAEGQTVVNDTIGAINELQKTTSELQENMNLLGKESDAIGQVMTIINDIADQTNLLALNAAIEAARAGDAGRGFAVVADEVRKLAEKTMGATNEVGNSIKTIQQLAQKNITGMEQSAEAMQSTAQRSQVSGEMLESIVEMADAAAAQVQSIATAAEEQSAASEEITRSIEEINVIANESRSMAANAEQNVSTLHEEARNLQEIIFELKEESA, encoded by the coding sequence ATGTTTAGAAAAATAACTATTAGAATACGTGTATTTCTACTATTAGCAGTTTTCTTACTGTTCATTTTAGGAATACTCCTATTCAATGCGCGCTCAACAATGCAATCAAATGACGAAGCAATTCACCATTTGCAAAAACTGATGCTTGATGAAGAAAAAGAATCACTTAAAATTGCGACACATGCTTTAGCCACCGCCATCAGTTCGCAGTTTAACGGAATCAGCGATAAGAACGAACAGCACCGTATTATTCAAAATGCAATCGAAAAAGTTCGGTTCAAAAAGGATAGCTCCGGGTATTTCTTTGCCTCGGAAGGCACTACATTCGTTGCCCATCCAATTCAAAAAAAGTTAATCGGTCAAGACGCAGGACATGCAAAAGATAAGAACGGCGTAGCCTATGTTCTTGAATTAGAAAAAGCTGCAACTTCCGGCGGTGCGTTTGTGCAATATGTCTTTAACAAACCAGGCCAGGGAGACCAGCCTAAACTTGCCTACGCAGAAAAGATTCCGGGAACACAATGCTGGCTTGGAACTGGTGTTTATATAGATAATATTGAACGGCAGAAACATGTACTTCAAGCCGAATTTGATGACGCTATGAAACAAAGTATGCTGATGCAGTTTTCGATTATCGGAGTTGTTCTCCTATTCGGATTTGCCCCATTCTGTATTTTCCTTGTTCGCTCCATTGTTGCTCCTGTTCAGCAGGCTAACGAGGTTGCAGAACAAATTGCAGATGGAAACCTTAATGTCGCCATTAAAGTTGAAGGGAATGATGAAATTGCAACCCTTCAGTCATCTCTTATGGTCATGGCGGAAACATTACGTGATAATGCTGAAGACATGGCAGCCAAAGAAAAAGAAGCACAACATCAAGCATCTATCGCCCGTGAGGCAGCAGCAAGAGCGGAAGAGGCAATGCAACAAGCAGCGGTTGCCACCAGTAAAGGGATTAATACCGCAGCAGAGCGTCTTACAGGACTTGTAGGAAGTATTAACGCCAGTTCAACTGATCTTGCAGCAACCAGCCGCCAGCTCGAGCAGGGGGCGGATGTTCAACTTCGCCGTATCAGCGAAACAGCAACTGCCATGGAAGAAATGAACGCAACGGTGCTTGAGGTCGCACGCAATGCAAGTGACGCTTCAGAACGAACAGAGCGTTCCCGACGTCAGGCTGCTGAAGGGCAAACGGTTGTCAATGACACCATCGGTGCCATTAACGAACTGCAAAAAACTACAAGCGAACTACAAGAAAACATGAATCTGCTTGGCAAAGAGTCTGATGCAATCGGTCAGGTGATGACCATAATTAATGACATCGCAGACCAGACAAACTTGCTTGCACTCAATGCCGCAATTGAAGCAGCACGTGCAGGCGATGCCGGACGCGGGTTCGCTGTCGTAGCAGACGAAGTTCGCAAACTTGCAGAAAAAACCATGGGTGCCACAAACGAAGTTGGCAACAGCATCAAAACTATTCAGCAGCTTGCGCAAAAAAACATCACGGGCATGGAACAGTCTGCAGAAGCAATGCAATCTACAGCACAGCGCTCGCAGGTTTCTGGAGAAATGCTAGAGTCAATTGTTGAAATGGCCGATGCAGCCGCAGCACAGGTGCAATCCATTGCAACAGCTGCAGAAGAACAATCAGCCGCGTCTGAAGAAATTACCAGATCAATTGAAGAAATTAACGTTATTGCAAACGAATCGCGCTCAATGGCTGCAAACGCCGAGCAAAATGTATCTACATTGCATGAAGAAGCGCGCAACCTACAAGAAATCATCTTCGAACTTAAAGAAGAGTCAGCCTAA
- a CDS encoding lactate utilization protein, whose protein sequence is MSDMKELFCEKAKLVAAKVTSIKSMDEAFAYAANYVAEKNPCELLIPSSPDAAQPEFAEEKIMAAPELSDDQYAALAKACEAKGVKLIKSGMRNYMAGIDAGFTIADAGFIETGSIVQQSNGEELRLATMVSEVHIAVLPASKIFEDSIAAEQLLLELMSGVAYTAVITGPSRTADIERTLAIGAHGPLELHILLLED, encoded by the coding sequence ATGAGCGACATGAAAGAGCTTTTTTGCGAAAAAGCAAAACTGGTAGCAGCTAAAGTTACCAGCATTAAGTCCATGGATGAAGCGTTTGCATACGCTGCAAACTACGTTGCAGAAAAAAATCCATGCGAACTTCTTATTCCTTCCAGCCCAGACGCAGCACAGCCAGAATTTGCTGAAGAAAAAATTATGGCTGCCCCAGAACTTTCCGATGATCAGTACGCAGCTCTCGCAAAAGCTTGTGAAGCTAAAGGCGTAAAGCTTATCAAATCCGGTATGCGCAACTACATGGCTGGCATCGACGCCGGATTCACCATTGCTGACGCAGGATTCATTGAAACTGGCTCTATCGTTCAGCAGTCCAACGGAGAAGAACTGCGCCTCGCAACCATGGTTTCCGAAGTACATATCGCTGTGCTTCCGGCTTCCAAAATATTCGAGGACTCCATCGCAGCAGAACAGCTTCTGCTCGAACTGATGAGTGGCGTTGCCTACACCGCTGTTATCACCGGCCCAAGCCGTACCGCTGACATCGAACGCACACTTGCTATCGGTGCACACGGCCCACTCGAACTCCACATTCTTCTCCTGGAGGACTAA
- a CDS encoding methyl-accepting chemotaxis protein yields the protein MFRKITIRARVFLLLAVFLLFILGILLFNARSTMQSNDDAVLHLQKIMLNGEKDTLKVATHSLALAISSHLNGISDKETQHRIIQDSVETARFKKDNSGYFFVYEGTTNVALPTKKSLIGKDLGQVKDKNGVYYVRELKNAAASGGAFVQYVFNKPGQGDQPKLAYAEAIPGTQYWVGTGVYIDNIEKDGQILRAELDDSMKHNMLIQLSFIGCILLFGLAPFCLFLVRSIVTPVQDANEVAQQIANGNLNVTIRTEGNDEVSALQASLTVMAKTLRENNDDMAAKEKEAQHQASIAREAAAKAEEAMQQAAVATSEGINTAAERLTGLVGSINASSTDLAATSRQLEQGSEVQLTRISETATAMEEMNATVLEVARNASDAAERTERSRRQAAEGQTVVNDTISAINELQKITSELQNNMNLLGKESDAIGQVMTIINDIADQTNLLALNAAIEAARAGDAGRGFAVVADEVRKLAEKTMGATNEVGNSINTIQQLAQKNITGMEQSADAMQSTAQRSQVSGEMLESIVEMADAAASQVQSIATAAEEQSAASEEITKSIEEINAIANESRSMASNAEQSVSTLHDEARNLQEIIFELKEEAAR from the coding sequence ATGTTTAGGAAAATAACTATTAGAGCCCGTGTATTTCTACTTTTAGCAGTTTTCTTACTGTTCATCTTAGGGATACTTCTTTTCAATGCACGCTCAACAATGCAGTCAAACGACGATGCAGTTCTTCATTTACAGAAAATTATGCTGAATGGAGAAAAAGACACACTCAAAGTCGCAACCCACTCCTTAGCACTCGCCATCAGCTCTCATCTCAACGGAATCAGCGACAAAGAGACACAGCACCGAATTATTCAAGACTCAGTAGAAACAGCTCGATTTAAAAAAGATAACTCCGGCTACTTCTTTGTATACGAAGGCACTACCAACGTTGCACTACCAACGAAAAAAAGCCTTATCGGCAAAGACTTAGGCCAGGTAAAAGATAAAAATGGTGTGTACTACGTTCGGGAATTAAAAAATGCTGCAGCTTCCGGTGGTGCATTTGTCCAATACGTTTTCAACAAGCCGGGACAAGGTGATCAACCGAAACTTGCCTACGCAGAAGCGATTCCTGGAACTCAATATTGGGTAGGAACAGGCGTTTACATTGATAATATTGAGAAAGACGGACAAATACTTCGAGCAGAACTGGATGACAGTATGAAGCATAACATGCTCATCCAGCTTTCCTTCATAGGTTGTATCCTTCTTTTCGGACTGGCACCATTCTGTCTTTTCCTTGTTCGTTCTATCGTTACGCCCGTTCAGGACGCAAACGAGGTTGCCCAGCAGATCGCTAATGGAAATCTTAATGTCACCATTAGGACAGAAGGGAACGATGAAGTTTCAGCCCTTCAAGCATCCCTTACGGTCATGGCAAAAACATTGCGCGAAAATAATGATGACATGGCAGCCAAGGAAAAAGAAGCACAGCACCAAGCTTCTATTGCCCGTGAAGCCGCAGCAAAAGCAGAAGAAGCAATGCAGCAAGCAGCAGTTGCCACCAGTGAAGGTATTAATACCGCAGCAGAGCGCCTTACAGGACTCGTAGGCAGCATTAACGCCAGTTCAACTGACCTTGCGGCAACCAGCCGCCAACTCGAGCAGGGGTCAGAAGTTCAACTTACCCGTATCAGTGAAACAGCAACTGCCATGGAAGAAATGAACGCAACAGTGCTTGAGGTTGCCCGCAATGCAAGTGACGCTGCAGAACGTACAGAGCGTTCCCGACGTCAGGCTGCTGAAGGGCAAACGGTTGTCAACGACACCATCAGTGCCATTAACGAACTGCAGAAAATCACAAGCGAATTGCAAAACAACATGAATCTGCTTGGCAAAGAGTCTGATGCAATCGGTCAGGTGATGACTATAATTAATGACATCGCAGACCAGACAAACTTGCTTGCTCTTAACGCTGCAATCGAAGCAGCACGCGCAGGCGATGCCGGACGCGGGTTCGCTGTCGTAGCAGACGAAGTCCGCAAACTTGCAGAAAAAACCATGGGCGCCACAAACGAAGTCGGTAACAGCATCAACACTATTCAGCAGCTTGCGCAAAAAAACATCACAGGCATGGAACAATCTGCAGATGCGATGCAATCCACGGCACAACGCTCACAGGTTTCTGGAGAGATGCTTGAGTCGATCGTTGAGATGGCCGATGCAGCCGCATCACAGGTGCAATCCATTGCAACAGCTGCGGAAGAACAATCAGCCGCGTCTGAAGAAATCACCAAATCTATTGAAGAGATCAACGCTATTGCAAACGAATCACGCTCAATGGCTAGCAACGCCGAGCAAAGCGTATCTACTCTGCATGACGAAGCACGCAACCTTCAGGAGATTATCTTCGAACTTAAAGAAGAAGCAGCGCGATAA
- the ldhH gene encoding L-lactate dehydrogenase (quinone) large subunit LdhH, which produces MHNAENLKEYREDMQEALDNEFLRKAMDAFAVGYRENRAKAFAGIDERALIGKIADCKDYAVKNHAALLKQFTEEAEKRGVHVHLAKDAEEANSIIAKIAKDNNVKKIIKSKSMTSEETLLNHYLEDENFNVVETDLGEWIIQMRHEGPSHMVMPAIHLSRYQVQDLFSKRTGQKLDSDPVKLTKVARRELRRDFADADMGVSGANFCVAENGHIGIATNEGNARLTTTAPRIHVAIAGIDKLVPKLTDALTALKALPRNATGQALTSYVTWIGGANECAIGEDAKKEMHIVFLDNGRSKIAEDEMFSQIFRCVRCGACANVCPVYRLVGGHKMGHIYIGAIGLILTYFFHGEEKAKNLVHNCINCGACKSVCAGGIDLPGLIKELRARINQDNGMPIETNLLGKVLKNRKLFHSLLRFGKWAQAPMKQGPFLRHLPLMFMKDQGFRSFPTIADKPFRDRFKAIKPMVHNPDHRVALFSGCVQDFVYPEQMEAAVKVIARHNVAIDFPMDQSCCGLPVQMMGEKQATIDVAKQNVDAFEGANCDYIVTLCASCASHLKEGYGELLADEPGYKEKVKRFSAKIIDFSSYVHDVLGVTTDDFNKSDEKVAYHSSCHLCRELKVVEQPRNLIEMAGDYAPSAEEDVCCGFGGTFTVKFPELSSTLLDKKLTNIEATNAKRLVADCPGCILHLRGGSNVRKNDMKVTHIAELLAENLK; this is translated from the coding sequence ATGCATAATGCTGAAAATCTTAAAGAATATCGTGAAGACATGCAGGAAGCTCTTGATAACGAGTTTCTGCGTAAAGCCATGGACGCTTTTGCTGTTGGGTACCGTGAAAACCGTGCAAAAGCTTTTGCCGGCATCGACGAAAGAGCACTCATCGGTAAAATTGCTGACTGTAAAGACTATGCTGTAAAAAACCATGCAGCACTGTTAAAACAGTTCACAGAAGAAGCTGAAAAACGCGGCGTTCATGTTCACCTTGCAAAAGACGCTGAAGAAGCTAACAGCATCATCGCTAAAATTGCAAAAGACAACAACGTTAAGAAGATCATCAAATCTAAGTCCATGACTTCTGAAGAAACTCTTCTTAACCACTACCTCGAAGACGAAAACTTCAATGTTGTAGAAACTGACCTTGGTGAATGGATCATTCAGATGCGCCATGAGGGCCCTTCCCATATGGTTATGCCTGCAATTCACCTTTCCCGTTACCAGGTTCAGGATCTCTTCTCCAAACGCACTGGCCAGAAACTTGATTCTGACCCTGTAAAACTTACTAAAGTTGCTCGTCGTGAACTGCGCCGTGACTTTGCTGATGCAGACATGGGTGTTTCCGGTGCTAACTTCTGTGTTGCTGAAAACGGTCACATTGGTATCGCAACAAACGAAGGTAACGCTCGTCTTACCACCACAGCTCCACGCATCCACGTAGCAATTGCAGGTATCGACAAGCTCGTACCTAAGCTGACTGACGCTCTGACTGCCCTTAAGGCACTCCCGCGTAACGCTACCGGTCAGGCTCTGACCTCCTACGTAACTTGGATCGGCGGTGCAAACGAATGTGCTATTGGCGAAGATGCCAAAAAAGAAATGCACATCGTTTTCCTTGATAACGGTCGTTCTAAAATTGCAGAAGATGAAATGTTCTCTCAGATTTTCCGCTGCGTACGCTGTGGTGCCTGTGCGAACGTTTGTCCTGTTTACCGTCTCGTTGGCGGCCACAAAATGGGTCACATTTACATCGGCGCTATCGGCCTCATTCTCACCTACTTCTTCCACGGTGAAGAAAAAGCGAAAAACCTCGTTCATAACTGTATCAACTGTGGTGCATGTAAGAGCGTGTGTGCTGGCGGTATTGATCTTCCAGGTCTTATTAAAGAACTCCGTGCCCGCATCAATCAGGACAACGGTATGCCTATTGAGACCAACCTTCTCGGTAAGGTTCTCAAAAACCGCAAACTGTTCCACTCCCTGCTCCGCTTCGGTAAATGGGCACAGGCTCCAATGAAACAGGGTCCATTCCTGCGTCACCTTCCGCTTATGTTCATGAAAGATCAGGGCTTCCGTTCTTTCCCGACCATTGCTGATAAGCCGTTCCGCGATCGCTTCAAAGCAATTAAGCCAATGGTACACAATCCGGACCACCGCGTTGCTCTTTTCTCAGGCTGTGTTCAGGACTTTGTATACCCAGAGCAGATGGAAGCTGCAGTAAAAGTTATTGCTCGTCATAACGTTGCTATCGACTTCCCAATGGATCAGAGCTGTTGTGGTCTCCCTGTTCAGATGATGGGTGAAAAACAGGCTACCATCGACGTTGCTAAACAGAACGTTGATGCATTTGAAGGCGCTAACTGCGATTACATCGTCACCCTTTGTGCTTCTTGTGCTTCCCATTTGAAAGAAGGCTACGGAGAACTCCTTGCAGACGAACCGGGCTACAAAGAAAAAGTAAAACGTTTCTCTGCTAAGATCATCGACTTCTCATCTTACGTTCATGACGTATTGGGTGTTACAACTGACGACTTCAACAAGTCTGATGAAAAAGTTGCATACCACTCATCTTGTCACCTCTGTCGTGAACTCAAAGTTGTTGAACAGCCTCGTAACCTTATCGAAATGGCTGGCGATTACGCTCCTTCTGCGGAAGAAGATGTATGTTGTGGCTTTGGCGGAACTTTCACCGTTAAATTCCCGGAACTGTCTTCTACCCTTCTGGACAAAAAACTTACCAACATTGAAGCAACTAACGCTAAACGCCTTGTTGCAGACTGCCCGGGCTGTATCCTGCACCTGCGCGGCGGCTCCAATGTTCGTAAAAACGACATGAAAGTCACCCACATTGCTGAGCTTCTCGCAGAGAATCTCAAGTAA
- a CDS encoding DRTGG domain-containing protein: protein MIGIYIGSTDAFAGKNIVLMALGLEMQRRGMRVGYMKPVGSIPKRVDDVFGDEDALVIQELLGLEISPDILTPVIIPDNLRATTLSDETDALAAIQSAYNTISKDKDVMLVGGCGSIQYTGTHRGVDGITLSKQLGLKTLLVDRYHRNRLNYDAVLNIKKTLGDDMLGVLFNDVPEDFSRDTEDILIPFLNRNDVNVFGTVPRDPMLNAIKASELAWRLKGKIISGNSQSQRIIQNFLIGTMQVENFMTYFRQSSNLATIVGGDRTDLQLIAMEGGCPCLIVTGNITPNEIVRTRSEQLGVPVIQVSEDTYTVAKCMELILNSQKLRELVKIKRGAELVDNAFNYNLLCQKLSLNSE, encoded by the coding sequence ATGATCGGAATTTACATAGGCTCTACAGACGCATTTGCGGGAAAAAATATTGTATTGATGGCTTTAGGGCTTGAGATGCAACGACGTGGCATGCGTGTTGGTTACATGAAGCCTGTGGGTTCTATTCCCAAACGAGTTGACGATGTCTTCGGGGATGAAGACGCCTTAGTCATCCAGGAACTTCTCGGTCTCGAGATTTCTCCAGATATACTTACGCCGGTAATTATTCCAGACAACCTGAGAGCCACTACCCTCTCAGATGAAACAGACGCTCTGGCCGCCATCCAGAGTGCCTACAACACCATTTCTAAAGACAAAGACGTTATGCTTGTCGGCGGTTGTGGCTCCATCCAGTATACCGGCACCCACAGGGGTGTGGATGGCATTACACTGTCGAAACAGCTTGGATTGAAAACATTACTCGTTGATCGCTATCACCGAAACAGGCTTAACTACGATGCTGTTCTCAATATAAAGAAAACACTCGGCGACGACATGCTCGGAGTGCTTTTTAACGATGTTCCTGAAGATTTTTCACGCGATACTGAAGACATTCTGATTCCTTTCTTAAATAGAAACGATGTTAATGTGTTTGGTACTGTTCCTCGCGACCCTATGCTTAACGCCATTAAAGCATCAGAGCTCGCCTGGCGGCTCAAAGGGAAAATTATCTCAGGAAATTCTCAATCCCAGCGAATAATTCAGAACTTCCTGATTGGTACAATGCAGGTGGAAAACTTCATGACATATTTCCGCCAGTCATCCAATCTTGCCACCATTGTTGGTGGTGACAGAACAGACTTACAGCTTATCGCTATGGAAGGTGGCTGTCCTTGTCTTATTGTGACAGGCAACATTACTCCTAACGAAATTGTACGTACCCGCTCCGAACAACTTGGTGTACCTGTGATTCAGGTTTCAGAAGATACCTATACTGTTGCAAAATGTATGGAACTTATTCTGAACAGCCAAAAACTTCGTGAACTGGTAAAAATTAAACGCGGCGCTGAACTTGTTGATAACGCGTTCAATTACAATTTGTTGTGTCAAAAACTGTCACTGAACTCTGAATAG
- a CDS encoding acetate kinase, with protein MNVLVINSGSSSLKFQLINMENETALCSGLVERIGQDMGKLVNKLAPDTDDERKVVIDEPFADHETAMKRVVDLLTDENDGVIKDRSEIYAIGHRVLLGGEEIKESVKVTDEVKEIIRKYIPLGPLHNPANLAGIEVCEHLFPGTPNVGVFDTEFHQTMPEKAFLYPLPYELYEDLRIRRYGFHGTSHRFVAKRAAKFLGKAPEDVNLVICHLGNGCSMSAVKAGKCVDTTMGITPLEGLMMGTRCGDIDPALVPFIMERKGLTGEEVDTLMNKQSGLFGICGMSDMRDIHAAVDNGDTKAETALDMFVYRIRKYVGSYFAALGNVDAIVFTAGIGENDDIVREMVCADMDLFGLKIDTEENATRRGTERSLNGGGKTEILVIPTNEELEIAQATVKVLG; from the coding sequence ATGAACGTACTCGTAATTAACTCCGGCTCTTCTTCCCTCAAATTTCAGCTGATCAATATGGAAAACGAAACCGCTCTTTGTTCCGGTCTCGTAGAACGTATCGGTCAGGATATGGGTAAACTTGTTAACAAGCTTGCTCCAGATACTGATGACGAGCGTAAAGTTGTTATCGACGAGCCATTTGCAGATCACGAAACCGCTATGAAGCGTGTTGTTGACCTGCTCACCGACGAAAACGACGGCGTGATCAAAGACAGATCTGAGATCTACGCAATCGGCCACCGTGTACTCCTCGGTGGTGAAGAGATCAAAGAATCTGTAAAAGTAACTGACGAAGTAAAAGAAATCATCCGCAAATACATTCCACTCGGTCCTTTGCACAACCCTGCAAACCTTGCTGGCATTGAAGTTTGTGAACACCTTTTCCCGGGCACTCCTAACGTTGGTGTATTCGATACCGAATTCCATCAGACTATGCCTGAAAAAGCATTTCTCTACCCGCTTCCATACGAGCTTTACGAAGATCTCAGAATTCGTCGTTACGGCTTCCATGGTACTTCCCACCGTTTTGTTGCTAAAAGAGCAGCTAAATTCCTCGGTAAAGCACCAGAAGACGTTAACCTCGTTATCTGTCACCTCGGTAACGGCTGCTCCATGTCTGCTGTAAAAGCAGGCAAATGTGTTGATACCACTATGGGTATTACTCCTCTCGAAGGCCTCATGATGGGTACCCGTTGTGGTGATATCGACCCTGCTCTCGTTCCTTTCATCATGGAGCGTAAAGGTCTTACCGGTGAAGAAGTTGACACCCTCATGAACAAACAGTCCGGTCTCTTCGGTATCTGCGGCATGAGCGACATGCGCGATATCCACGCTGCAGTTGATAACGGCGATACAAAAGCTGAAACTGCTCTCGACATGTTTGTTTACCGCATCAGAAAATACGTTGGTTCCTACTTTGCAGCACTCGGCAATGTTGACGCTATCGTGTTTACTGCCGGTATCGGTGAAAACGACGACATCGTTCGCGAAATGGTTTGTGCAGACATGGACCTCTTCGGTCTCAAAATTGATACCGAAGAAAACGCTACCCGTCGTGGCACTGAGCGTTCTTTGAATGGTGGTGGCAAGACAGAAATCCTTGTTATTCCAACCAACGAAGAACTCGAAATCGCTCAGGCTACTGTAAAAGTACTCGGTTAG
- a CDS encoding NAD(P)-dependent oxidoreductase — MSITSKRIGWIGTGVMGKSMCKHLITSGCTAFVYNRSAEKTKELTELGATLCSSPAEVAANSDVVFTIVGFPQDVEEVILGENGVIANAKEGTIIVDMTTSTPSLAKRIAEVAASKSMAALDAPVSGGDLGAREGTLAIMVGGDLATYETVLPLFEMMGKNVQRMGESGAGQHCKMANQILIAGTMIGTVESLLYAAKAGMDLDQVIDVIGSGAAGSWSINNLGRRIAKKDFDPGFFIKHFVKDMGIALEEAAKMNLALPGLAMANQFYVAAKAQGLENLGTQGLYKVFETMNQA; from the coding sequence ATGAGTATTACATCAAAGCGCATTGGGTGGATTGGAACAGGCGTAATGGGTAAATCCATGTGCAAGCATTTGATTACATCCGGTTGTACAGCTTTCGTATACAACCGTAGCGCAGAAAAAACGAAAGAACTTACCGAACTTGGTGCGACATTGTGCAGTTCCCCTGCAGAAGTTGCAGCGAATAGTGATGTTGTTTTTACCATTGTTGGTTTTCCTCAAGATGTTGAAGAGGTTATTCTTGGAGAAAATGGGGTTATTGCAAACGCCAAAGAGGGTACAATTATTGTTGATATGACTACATCAACACCTTCTCTGGCAAAGCGTATTGCTGAGGTTGCAGCCTCTAAGAGTATGGCGGCATTGGATGCTCCTGTATCTGGTGGAGATTTAGGAGCGCGGGAAGGGACATTAGCCATTATGGTTGGTGGTGATTTGGCTACCTATGAGACAGTGCTTCCTCTTTTTGAAATGATGGGAAAAAATGTTCAGCGGATGGGCGAATCCGGAGCCGGGCAGCATTGCAAGATGGCAAACCAGATTTTGATTGCTGGAACCATGATTGGTACTGTTGAATCTCTTCTTTATGCAGCTAAGGCTGGAATGGACTTAGATCAGGTGATCGATGTTATTGGCAGTGGTGCCGCAGGTTCTTGGTCCATTAACAACTTAGGCCGACGTATTGCTAAAAAGGATTTTGATCCGGGATTCTTTATCAAACACTTTGTTAAAGATATGGGCATTGCGCTTGAAGAAGCTGCTAAGATGAATTTGGCTCTTCCGGGACTCGCAATGGCAAATCAATTCTATGTGGCAGCAAAAGCACAAGGATTGGAAAACTTAGGTACACAGGGGTTGTATAAGGTCTTTGAGACTATGAATCAGGCTTAG